The following DNA comes from Candidatus Zixiibacteriota bacterium.
GTTGAACAGCTCTGTCCCTCCAGGGTAAAACCCTCGAGCGTGGCCGTATCCGTCACATTATTGAAGTAGAAACTGTAACTGCTCGCGCCATTGGTCTGGATAATCGTATTGGCAGGACCCTGCTGACTGCGAATAAACAGGTTCAGCCCGACATTCGCGGAACCCTGGTAAACCCCCGGCAAAGCTGTAATCGTATCGCCGTTGATAGCGAACTGTAAGGCATAGGCAATAGTCTCATAGGGAAATGACTGCGAACCATCGCCGGTTATATCGCTTCCGGTTTGAGCGGAAACGAAAATCTCCACGGCCATAAGCTCAGAACCCGCGCACAGCAGGCAGAGAACAGCCACGGTAATGAATAAAAATCTTAATGGTGTTTTCATTAGCAACTACTCTATATTTATTTTCCTCCTGGTGATCCGGAAACCACCACATTGCCATTTTCGATCACAAGATTGCTAAAATTCGGAATATTAAAACCGCTGGCTGTTCTCAATGCGACTGTCTGCGTATTAATTTCCAGAACAGTTTCACCCTCAGCGACAGGATCGAACAGTATGGTAGCCAGAAGCCCCGAACCTTCAACCTGGGCGGAACCGCGTTTGTTTGTCATGCCGACGGCGACATGATCCCTCTCGAACTTGCTCAGCGTCATCAAATCATCACCCAGGAAATCGTGGTATTCGATATCATAGGGGGCGATGATGCTGGAATCGTAGTTTATCCTGAATGCGACCCCGAACAGGTCCTCCACATTATATACGTAAATCTGAAAGCTGTTGACTAAGTCTGAATTGGGATCGACCCTCTGATATACTGGATCGACCTTTATCATCAAAACCTGAGGCTCCATCCTGATTTCAATCGTCACTTCCTCGCCCAGGCCGACATCGACTGTTTCCTCTCCGGAATACAACAGCAGGCCATCCGCGTCATAAGCGTCCAAACGTATCGTGCGATCACGACCGGGCTTGATTTCCAGTTCGAGATCAACTTTGCCGTTGACGAGTTCAACCTCCTGCGTTTCAGATCCGAGATCCTCAGCCGAGACAGTCATCTCCACACGGTCAACTTTAGTCTGGCTCTCATTAAAATAATCAAGGACAGAAGCAACCCTGACCGTCATAAGAAAGTCCGGTTCAGTCGTTGAACTGCAACCCGATAAAAACATCGCAAAAGCGAGCAGGCTGATCAACCAGTATTTAACCGACATATATTTCATGTTAGAATACCGCCCTTACGCCCACCGCGATTTCGTAGCCGTTTAAATCCAAAAGATCGTCGTTTGCAGCGCCAGTCAGGTACTTGAATTCTCCATAGGTGCTGAAGATATCCGTCAGCAGAGCGGAACCGCCGGCGCCTATTCCAAAATAGTTCGATGACCCGAAGAAGCGCTCATGGTCTTCTTCATAGCCATTGGATGCCACGTTGGTATATTCCACGAGGGCAAACAAAGTTAAAACCCCGGTCATCCGGAAAGCCGAGCGACCGTAGAATAAAAGCTCGTTACCGTGAGTCTTCTCGGGTTCCGTCTGGAGATCACCCAAAATCAATCGGTCATGCTTGCCACGCATCAGGTAACGGATTCCGGCATGGGAGACTGATTTTTCGAGGACATACCCGAGCCTGAAATTGATCTCGAACATACTGCCGTCCTTGAAGACATCTTCGCCGTCGAGCTGATCCGTAGCGTACATATTCAAACGCATCGACAAGCGGGCATTGACAGCTCCTCTTTCAACTGCGCCGAACGCACCCAGTCGGAATTGATCGCCGGGCTTGTAATCATCAGCACCGTTTAAAGGCTCATAGGATCCTTTATAGGTGTACCCCGCACCTGCTCCCAGGGTATAAATATCGAATTTCTCGGCATAGCCGAGTTCAAGATTGACCCCGAAGCCCTCGCCGTAATTTCTGATCGGCATATTCAAAAACGATTCTGTCAACAGGTTGGCGACACCGATCTCATCCTCATCGAGAGCTTTCCTGCCGGTTGGAAGATTCAGTCCGGCTCCCAGCATCAGGCGGTCATCCATCAAGGAACGGTAAACCACGATCCGGGTATCATTGAGACCGCTCAGGCTGTTGTTCGGACCTCCGGGGTCATCGAGGCTGGTACCCGCAGTCGAGGAGGACAACATCATCTCCCAGTTATCCGCCAGGGGCACATAAGCTGAAACCGGTACCACCCACTGGCTGAGGGTACTCTCCACACCGGCGGAATCGGTGATTTTCCAGCTCTGGTAAATCACTTCTGCACGGGCCGAGGGTGGCTGTCCGAAGATTATCTGTGCCGATGCCGATGTCGATATCAGGACCAGCAAAATAACTGCTGTTAACGATGTCTTAATAACTCTTTTCATCTCATTCATCCAGTGTTCCGATTACGCGGACAGTTCCGGTTCCCACCACCGGTGGCGTGTAGGGCGGATCTTCTTCCTCTTCGCTTCGATCGGGTATATAGCCGATCGTCTCCTGGAGCTGTTTCAATCCTTTACCGGTGCCATCCGAGCTTCGATTGGTCGTCGTTTCTGTCACAACTGCCTGTTCCAGCGCTCCGGTGGAGATTACCGAACCGTCATAGCTGGATAGCCCTTCGACTTCATTTTTAGCAAGGGCCGCCATAGAAAAACCGGGATCTTCCGCGAGAGCATTTTCAAACTGTGCTTCAGCCAGGGCATACATCCCCTGGTCAGCATACTCCAGTCCCAGGCTGTACGACAGAAATGCCAAAAAAGATTCTGTCGGAGGTTCCATCAACTGCGCGCTTTGATCCTCGGAAATCGGGTAACCGAGTGAAGCGGCTATATTTTTAGTGAGATTCTTTTGCAGTGTAAAGAACTGGTCCAAATCGCCTTCGACACCTTCGGGATACTCGACAAAGCCATCCCTGACCTCGATAATACCCGACTCGAGCATGATGTCATCATCATCCTGTTGCATCACCTCGCCGGCGATGACTTTGGAGGCGCCCATCAGACGACCTGCCCGCGGAGCTTTGGATTTATCGAAATATTCAGACTGCGACATCTCGAGTTCCTTCAAGATCGCGTCCAGCATCACCCGTTCGACCAGAGTCAAGTCAGTATAGTTTTTCAGGTCCACCACCAGCATCTCGGTCAGCCCGCGCGCCAGGGGTTTGTATCGGTCAGGCAGATTGCCCGGCCTGAAGCCGAGAACTGCCACGCTGTTGGAAGGAATCTCCTCGGTGTCGATTTCCTT
Coding sequences within:
- a CDS encoding tetratricopeptide repeat protein; the encoded protein is MKKTLLLLLTLSIALSIACSSGKFNRGSRELEAGNYSDAIVIFREALAENPEKAPLWQKLGIAYYRNQQYADAVDALSQARALDSGDGLTVLYLGMAYERLDKLLQAADLYRAYLKVDSDSEISQKIRHRIKYLTDQAVQANVEQVVASEKEIDTEEIPSNSVAVLGFRPGNLPDRYKPLARGLTEMLVVDLKNYTDLTLVERVMLDAILKELEMSQSEYFDKSKAPRAGRLMGASKVIAGEVMQQDDDDIMLESGIIEVRDGFVEYPEGVEGDLDQFFTLQKNLTKNIAASLGYPISEDQSAQLMEPPTESFLAFLSYSLGLEYADQGMYALAEAQFENALAEDPGFSMAALAKNEVEGLSSYDGSVISTGALEQAVVTETTTNRSSDGTGKGLKQLQETIGYIPDRSEEEEDPPYTPPVVGTGTVRVIGTLDE